The following coding sequences lie in one bacterium genomic window:
- a CDS encoding DUF1326 domain-containing protein: MKKIALFLSAFAVVLCVSVLLSAEVKKEAATSPEWHMNATAIEACSCPMFCQCYFNTKPAAHHSHEGASKHYCRANLAYKINKGNYGSVNLDGAKFWIVTDLGGDFSTGEMDWAVVYFDKPLSKEQRDAIATMAGALFPVKWKSLTTGEGNIDKWEFTNDSAVATMDGGKTAEVRLKRMPGITNEPVVIKNLVYWGAARNDGFVLMPNEVEAYRVGPNAFEYKGTNGFMITLDLTSEDVAKRAAATGSH; the protein is encoded by the coding sequence ATGAAAAAAATAGCTCTTTTCTTGAGCGCATTCGCGGTTGTATTGTGTGTCTCGGTTCTGTTGTCAGCGGAAGTGAAGAAAGAAGCCGCCACAAGTCCGGAATGGCATATGAATGCGACGGCGATTGAAGCATGCAGTTGCCCGATGTTCTGTCAGTGCTACTTCAACACGAAACCTGCAGCGCACCATTCGCATGAAGGCGCATCCAAACACTATTGCCGCGCCAACCTTGCCTACAAGATTAACAAAGGAAACTATGGTTCTGTGAACCTGGACGGCGCGAAGTTCTGGATCGTTACAGATCTGGGCGGAGATTTCAGCACAGGTGAAATGGATTGGGCCGTTGTTTACTTTGACAAACCGCTGTCAAAAGAACAGCGTGACGCCATCGCTACTATGGCTGGAGCTCTCTTCCCGGTAAAGTGGAAATCTTTGACCACCGGCGAGGGAAATATCGACAAGTGGGAATTCACAAACGATTCTGCGGTCGCAACGATGGATGGCGGAAAGACAGCCGAGGTAAGGTTGAAACGAATGCCAGGCATTACTAATGAACCGGTTGTGATAAAGAATCTCGTGTACTGGGGCGCTGCTCGCAACGACGGTTTCGTTCTGATGCCAAATGAAGTGGAAGCTTATCGGGTAGGTCCCAATGCGTTCGAATATAAAGGCACCAATGGTTTCATGATAACGCTGGATCTTACTTCCGAAGACGTAGCAAAAAGAGCAGCTGCTACAGGATCACACTAA
- a CDS encoding MFS transporter, with the protein METHTNVFLSRSFLLSFFSFFFLWISFDFFILFPLFILQNGGNSVDVGFQTFIFFFPAVIMRPVAGWLTDRIGRLRVLWFGSTLMVVTAFSLLLLKGSYQEMKYWMALILFLRGVAFAAFYTAFFTYIVDLSLPQNRGRVIGMFGVSGLVAHGLAPWVAEGVLQRYNFAGFFAISGMLSLISLLISSALKENHKSSELEEGGWTILKRLTFSKRNLIILPGAFVFGYVVASFNTFGAPYFKEVGGATTGKFFLAYGLTAGTVRVIFGGIADLYSRWKLVAIFFFLQGLGLFMLLLEPVGRYYLIAGAASGGAHGILFPSLSALAIDTHPQQYRGVVTSIFTGMMELGFSLGSYLLGVIVAISGYRIMFTSAVAVAIAFSLYVVVLQITRWNLTPPAES; encoded by the coding sequence GTGGAAACGCACACGAATGTATTTCTCTCCCGTAGTTTCCTCCTAAGTTTTTTTTCTTTCTTTTTTCTCTGGATCTCTTTTGATTTTTTTATTCTTTTTCCGCTCTTCATTTTGCAAAACGGCGGCAATTCGGTTGATGTTGGCTTTCAAACATTCATCTTCTTTTTTCCTGCAGTAATCATGCGGCCCGTTGCGGGCTGGCTCACTGATCGAATCGGCAGACTGCGCGTGTTGTGGTTCGGTTCTACTTTAATGGTTGTCACAGCCTTCTCGTTGTTATTGTTGAAAGGGAGCTATCAGGAAATGAAGTACTGGATGGCTCTCATCCTCTTTTTGCGCGGGGTAGCCTTCGCAGCGTTCTACACAGCATTCTTCACCTACATTGTGGACCTTTCTCTCCCGCAGAATCGCGGCAGGGTCATTGGAATGTTTGGTGTTTCCGGATTGGTCGCTCATGGACTCGCGCCCTGGGTAGCGGAAGGCGTGCTGCAGCGGTACAATTTCGCCGGTTTCTTTGCGATTTCCGGGATGCTTTCGCTGATCAGTCTTTTAATCTCCTCTGCTTTAAAGGAAAATCACAAAAGTTCTGAGCTGGAGGAAGGGGGATGGACGATCCTCAAAAGACTAACCTTTAGCAAACGAAATTTGATCATTCTTCCCGGAGCTTTTGTTTTCGGCTATGTGGTTGCGAGTTTTAACACCTTTGGCGCTCCCTATTTCAAAGAGGTAGGCGGAGCGACAACTGGTAAATTTTTTCTGGCTTACGGATTGACGGCCGGCACCGTGCGCGTGATTTTTGGAGGCATCGCGGACCTTTATTCCCGGTGGAAGCTTGTTGCCATTTTCTTCTTTCTGCAGGGGCTGGGTTTGTTCATGCTCTTGCTGGAACCCGTTGGACGCTATTACCTGATTGCAGGAGCCGCGTCCGGCGGCGCGCATGGAATTCTGTTCCCGTCACTTAGCGCGCTGGCCATCGATACGCATCCGCAGCAGTACCGCGGCGTTGTCACCAGCATTTTTACGGGTATGATGGAACTGGGATTTTCGTTGGGATCCTATCTTCTCGGCGTGATCGTGGCAATCAGCGGTTACAGAATCATGTTCACTTCTGCTGTTGCCGTTGCAATCGCTTTTTCCCTGTACGTTGTGGTCCTGCAGATTACAAGATGGAATTTGACACCACCTGCTGAAAGTTAG
- a CDS encoding LysM peptidoglycan-binding domain-containing protein: MKFFRGFLGFILFVLVALTWEQNRNRNESEVIQPQYERSTLEGRDFVYYTVQPGDTLSMLEKKFRIPTREAIRDLNPDINSEELPVNKQIKIPLK; encoded by the coding sequence ATGAAATTTTTTCGAGGGTTTCTTGGATTCATCCTGTTTGTGCTCGTTGCGCTTACATGGGAACAGAATCGAAATCGAAATGAATCCGAGGTGATTCAGCCTCAGTACGAACGGTCCACTCTGGAAGGAAGAGACTTTGTTTACTACACGGTGCAGCCCGGCGATACTCTATCCATGCTGGAAAAGAAATTCAGGATACCCACGCGAGAGGCGATTCGGGATCTCAATCCAGACATAAATTCAGAAGAGTTACCTGTCAATAAGCAAATCAAGATCCCGTTGAAATAG
- a CDS encoding SpoIIE family protein phosphatase, whose product MKKILTFYRAVDPMKGSWDGYGYFPAGQDDFLAFVTDAPSGASIHTPEVIKEFWQNFTVTNNQPDLPQVELADALNRLQNELQLKGRRENILYQATIAVARKIGSQLYYCCIGDSVLQVYRNAKLYRLSESEVWDGALIAGEADISTTRQKTREIRFIGSNGSFIQTSEICALELKEQDLLLLYTDGVEDLLPPDRLLQIIGSSAEEMRSRLETAFAQDKLKDDATVLAVPVRIQKPLQAEKEFASLRLQLDRIQKDQKEIHNQLMDSAASRARLDKIEASLQKISQDLQRFSKRPEPGRASTAAGSGVSAKRKRVLPWLIAVFSLLLGTAAGSFLFKDHMKPAETRLQQPAKIKRVVAPPEIPSAADCEYVIQKGDSLDKIALSRSITMEQILQWNPLQKKNEPLQIGKTLTVCKEIP is encoded by the coding sequence ATGAAAAAGATTCTTACCTTTTATCGCGCGGTGGATCCGATGAAAGGAAGCTGGGACGGATACGGATACTTCCCTGCGGGGCAGGATGATTTTCTTGCATTCGTTACCGATGCGCCATCAGGAGCTTCTATCCATACACCTGAAGTGATCAAAGAATTCTGGCAGAATTTCACCGTCACCAACAATCAACCGGACCTGCCTCAGGTGGAACTGGCGGATGCACTGAACCGGCTGCAGAATGAACTTCAGTTGAAGGGGCGCCGCGAAAATATTCTGTATCAAGCAACGATCGCGGTGGCGCGAAAGATTGGATCGCAACTTTATTATTGCTGCATCGGTGATTCGGTACTTCAGGTTTACCGCAATGCAAAACTTTACCGGCTCAGCGAAAGCGAAGTCTGGGACGGAGCTTTGATCGCCGGTGAGGCGGACATCTCCACTACGAGGCAAAAAACACGCGAAATCCGTTTCATTGGAAGTAACGGATCCTTTATTCAAACTTCTGAAATTTGCGCGCTGGAACTGAAAGAACAGGACCTCTTGCTGCTGTATACGGACGGAGTGGAAGATCTACTGCCGCCTGACCGGTTATTGCAAATCATCGGATCCTCTGCGGAAGAAATGCGAAGCCGGCTGGAAACCGCTTTTGCTCAGGACAAACTGAAGGATGATGCGACAGTGCTGGCTGTGCCGGTTCGGATCCAAAAACCGCTTCAGGCAGAAAAGGAATTTGCATCTTTGCGCCTTCAACTGGACCGGATCCAAAAAGATCAGAAAGAGATTCACAATCAATTGATGGATTCTGCGGCCTCGCGGGCGCGACTCGATAAAATCGAAGCCAGCCTGCAAAAGATTTCCCAGGATCTGCAAAGATTCAGCAAACGCCCGGAACCTGGCCGTGCATCGACGGCTGCAGGAAGCGGCGTTTCGGCGAAAAGAAAGCGAGTTCTACCCTGGTTGATTGCGGTGTTCAGTTTGCTTCTGGGAACCGCAGCTGGATCATTCCTGTTCAAGGATCATATGAAACCTGCGGAAACCAGGTTGCAACAGCCCGCAAAAATCAAGCGGGTGGTGGCTCCTCCAGAAATACCATCTGCTGCGGATTGTGAATACGTGATTCAAAAAGGTGATTCACTGGATAAGATTGCCCTCTCACGCAGCATCACGATGGAACAGATCCTGCAATGGAATCCCTTGCAAAAAAAGAACGAGCCGCTTCAGATCGGAAAAACGCTCACCGTTTGTAAGGAGATTCCATGA
- a CDS encoding serine/threonine-protein kinase — protein MKTLFQHRFLSSIALTLLGAVVLVLFAGQLDLRILFVLLVTSLVVLSYPSLAERLWQSRALPPDTLHIPVQRLRKSNEVDLLAIFDLPQIYSIIKSRYKLKFGDSTAPGIFLYIYMPSAVYELRNAGPETIYKHLAERIKADLSDPTDLDLIAQRNLPLTFGFRFLPKIGYRYHELGRVISIVKKEYFRENTRIRGVLQSRKRLFRMHLPEDSEWRTFQPYIEDSALLYGGGSLAHDFRNDSNRKLTLGQTSRIDAEKVEYPDRIPFGSLLTYAKKGEIFLQGKNEAIDKLYIDRINVLVNGTEHRKSILSEISKKLNREVSEEDFYPLFNYGQKLLGYLEAGKNISDFVSSHGNFALYYDTEKGWTILKLEPRLELRLVEAYWGEGPKNVNGALSLTSSRATLISGGPDSLLEFQISTGTPTRGQIFAADEMIESKIKSFSQIHGFKLIRPVGSGAEGCLYLAAKNSRYFFLKSPDGNLVQEEISTIESLKKANLIPAGIRTYPEERMIVLPEFPSLPENGINLTANKLIFDYVKSIWDSGFVCLDMTPDHVRLEPESKKLFLIDFSGYAELSRFQKNAKEFAADRKKIEYRTPEEFVRDFRDVEKLQIYLAGLLFYQLLSEGHGLPLALKSISEGAAEYDKQLTEDLKKFKPAEASILQAMLAYDPKQRKSLQELQFPVTTQEIESFWQKLNS, from the coding sequence ATGAAGACGCTTTTTCAGCATAGATTTCTGAGCAGCATCGCCCTGACACTGCTGGGTGCGGTAGTCCTGGTGCTCTTTGCCGGACAACTGGATTTGCGAATTCTTTTTGTACTCCTGGTGACCTCTCTTGTTGTACTCTCCTATCCCTCTTTAGCCGAACGGCTCTGGCAATCGCGAGCGCTGCCTCCGGATACTTTGCATATTCCCGTTCAAAGACTTCGAAAATCGAATGAGGTCGATCTACTGGCAATTTTTGATCTTCCTCAAATCTATTCGATCATCAAGAGCCGCTACAAACTGAAATTCGGCGACTCCACTGCGCCGGGAATTTTTCTGTACATCTATATGCCGTCCGCGGTTTACGAGCTCAGGAACGCGGGTCCGGAAACAATTTACAAACATCTTGCTGAACGAATCAAAGCAGATCTCTCTGACCCGACCGACCTGGACCTGATTGCGCAACGGAACTTGCCCCTCACCTTCGGATTCCGCTTTCTGCCTAAGATCGGCTACCGTTACCATGAACTCGGAAGGGTCATCAGCATTGTTAAGAAAGAATATTTCCGCGAAAACACACGAATTCGCGGCGTCCTTCAAAGCCGCAAACGTTTATTCAGGATGCACCTGCCCGAAGACAGTGAGTGGCGCACATTTCAACCTTACATTGAGGATTCCGCGCTGCTCTACGGCGGCGGCTCACTGGCTCATGACTTCCGTAACGATTCCAACAGAAAATTGACACTGGGGCAGACATCCAGAATCGATGCGGAAAAAGTTGAATATCCTGATCGAATTCCTTTCGGATCCCTGCTGACTTATGCAAAGAAAGGAGAGATTTTTCTGCAGGGTAAGAATGAGGCAATCGACAAACTTTACATCGACAGAATCAATGTTCTGGTAAATGGCACAGAGCACCGAAAATCTATTCTTTCTGAAATCAGCAAGAAATTGAATCGCGAAGTTTCTGAAGAAGACTTTTATCCTCTTTTTAACTACGGCCAGAAACTTCTCGGTTATCTGGAAGCCGGCAAAAATATCAGTGATTTCGTCAGCAGCCATGGGAATTTCGCCCTGTACTACGACACAGAAAAAGGATGGACCATTTTGAAGTTGGAACCACGCCTGGAATTGAGACTGGTCGAAGCTTACTGGGGTGAAGGTCCAAAAAACGTGAACGGGGCGCTTTCTCTTACTTCGTCGCGCGCGACTTTGATTTCCGGCGGGCCTGACTCCCTGCTGGAGTTTCAAATCAGCACCGGAACTCCTACGCGCGGACAGATCTTTGCAGCCGATGAAATGATCGAAAGCAAGATCAAGTCCTTTTCCCAGATCCATGGTTTCAAGTTGATTCGACCGGTGGGAAGCGGCGCTGAGGGTTGTCTCTATCTGGCCGCAAAAAATTCCCGCTACTTCTTCTTGAAAAGTCCGGATGGAAATCTGGTGCAGGAAGAGATTTCCACCATTGAAAGTTTGAAAAAAGCAAATCTCATTCCCGCTGGAATCCGTACTTACCCCGAAGAGAGAATGATCGTCCTTCCCGAATTTCCTTCCCTTCCTGAAAATGGAATCAATCTTACCGCGAACAAATTGATCTTCGATTATGTAAAAAGCATCTGGGATTCTGGATTTGTATGTCTGGATATGACACCCGATCATGTAAGACTGGAACCGGAAAGCAAGAAGCTATTCTTAATTGATTTTTCCGGATATGCTGAGCTTTCGCGTTTTCAAAAGAACGCAAAAGAATTTGCAGCGGATAGAAAAAAGATTGAGTATAGAACGCCGGAAGAGTTTGTGCGTGATTTCCGCGATGTCGAGAAACTTCAAATTTATTTAGCAGGGTTGCTGTTTTATCAATTGTTGAGTGAAGGGCACGGGCTGCCTCTTGCATTGAAATCAATTTCGGAAGGCGCGGCGGAATATGACAAACAGCTGACAGAGGATCTGAAGAAATTCAAACCGGCCGAAGCTTCGATTCTGCAAGCAATGCTAGCGTACGATCCGAAACAAAGAAAATCCTTGCAAGAGCTTCAATTCCCTGTAACAACTCAGGAAATTGAATCTTTTTGGCAGAAGTTGAACTCATGA
- a CDS encoding TIGR00730 family Rossman fold protein, whose product MARRRRRDRDPEVDQVIMQLWNVIDDLERLLPSQSRWFRVTIFGSSRIARGDALYNSAKDLAFQLTQLGCDIVTGGGPGLMEAANEGAQAGDLTGKTKSIGLHIELPFEYKPNPYIDRLSSHRTFFSRLHHFVRLSHAYIVLPGGIGTSLETFMIWQLLQVGYIKDRPLILLGDMWKGLVEWMNKEMVPRQYVAADDLNYVRAVSSIEEALRVVKVAKERFERSMDVLYAAGGPS is encoded by the coding sequence ATGGCGCGTCGCAGGCGTAGAGATCGCGACCCTGAAGTCGATCAGGTGATCATGCAGTTGTGGAATGTCATCGACGACCTTGAAAGATTGCTCCCTTCCCAATCGCGCTGGTTCCGGGTAACCATTTTCGGGAGCAGCAGAATCGCTAGAGGAGATGCGCTTTATAACTCCGCAAAAGATCTTGCCTTTCAATTGACGCAACTTGGTTGCGATATCGTAACCGGAGGTGGTCCTGGTTTAATGGAAGCTGCAAACGAAGGGGCGCAGGCAGGGGACCTCACCGGCAAAACAAAATCCATCGGTCTTCACATTGAGCTTCCCTTCGAGTACAAACCGAACCCATACATTGACCGGCTCTCATCCCATCGAACTTTCTTCTCGCGCTTGCATCATTTTGTACGGCTTTCCCATGCCTACATTGTGTTGCCAGGAGGAATTGGCACTTCGCTGGAAACCTTCATGATCTGGCAACTTCTGCAAGTCGGCTATATTAAGGACCGCCCGCTGATTCTCCTGGGAGACATGTGGAAGGGACTCGTAGAGTGGATGAACAAAGAGATGGTTCCACGCCAATATGTCGCGGCCGATGATCTAAATTATGTGCGGGCTGTTTCGAGTATCGAAGAAGCGTTGAGGGTCGTCAAAGTGGCTAAAGAAAGGTTTGAACGTTCGATGGATGTTCTCTATGCTGCCGGTGGACCAAGTTGA
- a CDS encoding SPOR domain-containing protein encodes MRDYEEKSYYEIQLDNKQLILVFLAAVTVCVLIFVLGVMIGKGQKEAEIAAATRNEKNLAAPEPDSNTPQQALTDVTSEAQAEEKSVPQQSVKQSEPVEPEPKEPVKTASAAEKPQEKYAYEDLDKTEQQPVAEKEKPAPEPVTDTGTPEEDQPKSVGGAQYTVQVMATSSKPKAQEQLSILKSKGYKPFLDETKTGDISVFKVRVGKFTDTQDAKAMASRIKSDLKLETWVAVLD; translated from the coding sequence ATGCGCGATTATGAGGAGAAAAGCTATTACGAGATTCAGCTTGATAATAAGCAGTTGATTCTCGTTTTCTTAGCTGCTGTCACAGTTTGTGTTTTGATTTTTGTGCTAGGGGTGATGATCGGAAAGGGCCAAAAGGAAGCAGAGATCGCCGCAGCAACCCGCAACGAGAAAAATCTTGCGGCACCTGAACCTGATTCGAACACTCCTCAGCAAGCTTTAACCGACGTCACATCCGAAGCGCAGGCAGAAGAAAAATCTGTTCCGCAACAGAGCGTGAAACAATCAGAGCCTGTAGAACCGGAACCGAAAGAACCTGTAAAAACTGCATCAGCCGCGGAAAAACCACAAGAGAAATATGCCTACGAGGATCTGGATAAGACGGAACAGCAACCGGTTGCAGAAAAAGAGAAACCTGCACCTGAGCCGGTGACCGACACAGGAACTCCGGAGGAAGATCAACCGAAATCTGTTGGCGGCGCACAGTATACCGTGCAAGTTATGGCCACATCATCGAAACCGAAAGCGCAAGAACAGCTTTCGATCCTGAAATCAAAAGGGTACAAACCCTTCTTGGACGAAACCAAAACAGGCGACATTAGTGTATTTAAGGTGCGTGTTGGAAAATTCACAGACACGCAGGATGCAAAAGCGATGGCTTCCAGGATTAAGAGTGATTTAAAGTTGGAAACCTGGGTCGCGGTTCTGGATTAA
- the tadA gene encoding Flp pilus assembly complex ATPase component TadA — protein sequence MSESDSNKKLLGDLLVEKGLIGTDQLQRALADQRQNGGRLGYCLVRLGLLSAETLIEFFKENESAGHVLEDAAVRQQAAGAVPRSLALYYKIAPIKLEGNLLTVALAEVPHPQLVRMLAEITGLRMDALIQSEQQIRALIDSSYRLPIDPGLEFSSFDDNAFVIADSRKGIKALTSGQLKNETHVGERFRSMIAEAIKEKFREILIKPEADQAVVYFKKETLKQSEFALTSAQQDDITFLLFRLAKMNLLQQKKAQNGRFIVKVNDRRIQMVVSNTPTIYGTRFLLEMFDEKILKHSFDELLKPFPEVRNHIEDFLTVAGKGILIITGPDGSGRTHFLYSLLSRAKEIYRNIHMLEISIRYPLTEIHQNEVSADEMERSLEEYLYQPPELLAIASLKTVRAAELSFLMAARIPVVVILSSFDAYKAVEWLCTHNLKSPLKAGLLHTIISPRKIPRVCPHCSVPYESGMKDFVSTQKLPAGQLKMNQGCDFCRNQEDLPSEIFFECFRINEEAIQWILKDHSAAHLRSSARSAGRNILYDLVIRDAFSDHLDMLAIAKLQAAL from the coding sequence ATGTCGGAATCTGATTCAAACAAGAAGCTTCTTGGAGACCTTCTCGTTGAGAAAGGTCTGATTGGGACGGACCAGCTTCAGCGTGCGCTTGCCGACCAGCGTCAAAATGGCGGCAGGCTCGGATATTGTTTGGTTCGACTGGGGCTTCTTTCTGCTGAGACGCTGATAGAATTTTTTAAGGAAAATGAAAGCGCCGGACACGTCCTGGAAGATGCTGCAGTCAGGCAACAAGCGGCCGGCGCTGTTCCGCGCTCGCTCGCTCTTTACTACAAGATTGCTCCTATTAAGCTGGAGGGCAATCTACTAACGGTTGCTCTGGCGGAAGTTCCGCATCCGCAGCTGGTCCGGATGCTTGCGGAAATCACGGGACTTCGAATGGACGCGCTCATTCAGTCAGAGCAGCAAATCCGGGCGCTGATTGACAGCAGTTACCGTTTGCCGATCGATCCCGGCCTCGAATTCTCTTCGTTTGACGACAATGCGTTCGTTATCGCGGATTCCAGAAAAGGAATCAAAGCGCTCACGTCCGGACAGCTAAAGAACGAAACTCATGTTGGAGAACGGTTTCGCAGCATGATCGCGGAAGCCATTAAAGAGAAATTCCGTGAAATTTTGATCAAACCCGAAGCAGATCAGGCCGTCGTTTACTTCAAAAAAGAAACGTTGAAACAGAGCGAGTTTGCCCTGACTTCTGCCCAGCAGGACGACATAACATTTCTACTTTTTCGACTTGCGAAAATGAATTTATTGCAGCAGAAAAAGGCGCAGAACGGCCGGTTCATCGTGAAAGTAAATGATCGCAGAATTCAAATGGTTGTTAGCAACACGCCGACTATTTACGGTACTCGATTTCTGCTGGAGATGTTCGATGAAAAAATTTTGAAACATTCCTTCGATGAACTCCTGAAGCCTTTTCCGGAAGTACGAAATCACATTGAAGATTTTTTAACCGTAGCCGGGAAAGGAATTTTAATCATCACGGGACCGGATGGTTCGGGGCGGACGCACTTTTTGTACAGTTTACTGAGCCGGGCAAAAGAGATTTATCGCAACATTCACATGCTGGAGATCTCGATCAGGTATCCGCTTACCGAAATTCATCAGAATGAAGTTTCCGCAGACGAAATGGAGCGCTCGCTGGAAGAATATCTTTATCAACCTCCCGAACTGCTAGCGATCGCTTCTCTAAAAACAGTCCGGGCCGCTGAACTGAGTTTTCTGATGGCGGCGCGGATTCCCGTTGTGGTTATTTTGTCCTCTTTTGATGCCTACAAAGCTGTGGAATGGCTCTGCACCCACAATCTGAAATCACCCCTCAAAGCGGGACTGCTGCATACGATTATTTCGCCTCGAAAAATCCCGCGGGTTTGTCCGCATTGCTCTGTCCCCTATGAGAGTGGCATGAAGGACTTCGTATCGACTCAAAAACTTCCTGCCGGACAGCTTAAAATGAATCAAGGGTGCGATTTCTGCCGGAATCAGGAAGATTTGCCCAGCGAAATCTTTTTTGAATGCTTCCGCATCAATGAGGAAGCTATTCAATGGATTCTAAAGGATCATTCAGCCGCTCATTTGAGAAGCTCAGCCCGTTCTGCGGGCCGAAATATTCTATACGATCTCGTGATCCGCGATGCTTTCAGTGATCATCTGGACATGCTCGCGATCGCGAAATTGCAAGCCGCCTTGTAG
- the lnt gene encoding apolipoprotein N-acyltransferase, which yields MGIFNNLPIPTILLSPFLHSRRRLFPWVACVLSALLNIAIFPRLQWSWLGFVCFVPLLLLLSTDYGTRKLFFYGWLTGFLFNLGNLYWIYYVIQHYSTVHPALVVGILLLLCIVLALFWGVFLAITGIFRNRLGLNVALLVAPFLWIVLEWTRNQTTEFPWCLVGYSQYNHLRIAQMASFAGVYGLSLLLLSANAAIMILIVLRRSYYIIACSILVATVSIYGHFRIARPVGTETAKIGVIQGNVPQDAKLNYSFAESIHRKHVQMTMELIEKSKPDIIFWSEASTLFPIRTGGIWSKEIWKLAAITRIPLIIGSDTFTGEEVFNSAYLVNERGEIAGQYDKIYLVPFGEFVPLKNIFFFAGKMVPEISDFSRGTNYRPFLIRGQKVSINICFEVVFPQLSREFCLRGTTLLATITNDAWFGRTAAPYQHFAMSVMRAIENRRYLVRAANTGISGFVDPYGRILQATEIFVPASVTGEIRWVTEQTFYTRFGDWIVYLGMLVCVTTLFLTVRRKGAK from the coding sequence ATGGGGATATTTAATAATCTCCCTATCCCTACCATCTTATTATCTCCCTTCTTACACAGTCGGCGCCGGCTGTTTCCCTGGGTTGCCTGCGTTCTAAGCGCTTTACTCAACATTGCTATTTTTCCGCGGCTGCAATGGTCCTGGTTGGGTTTTGTTTGTTTTGTGCCACTGCTTTTGTTGCTGTCAACTGATTACGGAACTCGCAAGCTTTTCTTTTATGGTTGGCTTACTGGATTTTTGTTCAACCTGGGCAACCTTTACTGGATCTACTATGTGATACAGCATTATTCGACCGTGCATCCGGCGCTGGTTGTTGGAATCCTCCTGTTGCTCTGCATCGTACTGGCTCTCTTCTGGGGAGTTTTTCTCGCGATCACAGGTATCTTCCGGAACCGGCTCGGACTGAATGTGGCCCTGCTCGTTGCGCCATTCCTGTGGATCGTTCTTGAATGGACACGCAATCAAACGACGGAATTCCCCTGGTGTCTCGTCGGATACAGCCAGTATAACCATCTGCGGATAGCCCAGATGGCCAGCTTTGCCGGAGTATACGGGCTTTCCTTGCTCCTCCTTAGCGCAAACGCTGCAATTATGATATTAATAGTACTACGTAGATCATACTATATTATTGCGTGCTCCATTCTAGTTGCGACCGTTTCTATTTATGGACATTTTCGGATCGCCCGGCCGGTGGGAACAGAAACCGCAAAAATCGGCGTGATACAGGGAAACGTGCCACAGGATGCGAAACTTAATTATTCCTTTGCTGAAAGCATCCATCGAAAACATGTCCAGATGACAATGGAGCTGATCGAAAAGTCGAAACCGGACATCATTTTCTGGTCCGAAGCATCGACTCTCTTTCCGATCCGCACCGGCGGGATCTGGTCGAAAGAGATCTGGAAGCTGGCAGCAATTACGCGCATTCCTTTGATCATTGGGAGCGATACTTTCACGGGCGAAGAGGTTTTCAACAGCGCGTATCTTGTAAATGAGCGTGGCGAAATTGCGGGGCAATATGACAAGATTTATCTTGTTCCTTTCGGCGAATTTGTGCCTTTAAAGAATATTTTCTTTTTTGCGGGAAAAATGGTTCCGGAAATTTCAGATTTCTCGCGGGGTACCAACTATCGGCCTTTTCTCATTCGAGGTCAAAAAGTCTCCATTAACATTTGTTTTGAAGTGGTTTTTCCGCAGCTTTCTCGCGAATTTTGTCTTCGCGGCACAACGCTCCTTGCTACCATTACAAATGATGCATGGTTTGGCCGTACTGCCGCGCCGTATCAGCATTTTGCAATGTCCGTGATGCGTGCCATCGAAAATCGCCGTTACCTGGTGCGCGCCGCCAATACGGGTATCAGCGGTTTTGTAGATCCCTACGGGCGAATCCTTCAGGCGACTGAGATTTTTGTGCCAGCCTCTGTCACAGGTGAAATCCGTTGGGTGACAGAGCAAACTTTCTATACACGTTTTGGTGACTGGATTGTCTACCTTGGTATGCTTGTATGTGTCACGACCTTATTTTTAACGGTAAGGCGCAAAGGCGCCAAGTAA